The proteins below are encoded in one region of Triticum aestivum cultivar Chinese Spring chromosome 1B, IWGSC CS RefSeq v2.1, whole genome shotgun sequence:
- the LOC123087212 gene encoding uncharacterized protein At4g08330, chloroplastic, which produces MEKPPIPSIISTVTYCCGACGYDLRLSSLARDTAGGARRRCVGAAEVVFDAIDDARFGHLEEFRWLDVRACLPFSRRTRLLCRKCGARLGYGYDDTAAAERPPRYHIKIRALQLAPDPSPDATAPSDP; this is translated from the exons ATGGAGAAGCCGCCCATCCCGAGCATCATCTCCACCGTCACCTACTG CTGCGGGGCGTGCGGGTACGACCTGAGGCTGAGCTCGCTGGCGCGGGACACGgctggcggcgcgaggcggcggtgcGTGGGCGCGGCGGAGGTGGTGTTCGACGCCATCGACGACGCGCGATTCGGCCACCTAGAGGAGTTCCGGTGGCTGGACGTGCGCGCCTGCCTCCCCTTCTCGCGACGCACGCGCCTGCTCTGCCGCAAGTGCGGCGCCCGCCTCGGCTACGGCTACGacgacaccgccgccgccgagcgccCGCCGCGCTACCACATCAAGATCCGGGCCCTCCAGCTCGCCCCTGATCCCTCCCCGGACGCCACGGCACCGTCCGATCCGTGA